One window of the Paraburkholderia sp. PGU19 genome contains the following:
- the hslU gene encoding ATP-dependent protease ATPase subunit HslU, translating to MSTMTPAEIVSELDKHIIGQHRAKKAVAVALRNRWRRQQVADPLRQEITPKNILMIGPTGVGKTEIARRLAKLADAPFIKIEATKFTEVGYVGRDVDSIVRDLIEISVKQTRETEMRKVRTKAEDLAEDRILDTLLPGARTVGFGSGSESSGGDESNATRQTFRKRMREGLLDDKEIELDIEMPQTTMDIMGPPGMEDMTEQIRSMFANLGGGKKTRRKVKVKEALKLLTDEEAAKMLNDEEVKTKAVQNVEQNGIVFLDEIDKIASRSEAGGGEVSRQGVQRDLLPLVEGTTINTKYGMVKTDHILFIASGAFHLAKPSDLIPELQGRFPIRVELDSLSVKDFEAILDATDASLVKQYQALLETEDVHLEFADDGIRRLAEIAYSVNEKTENIGARRLYTVIEKLLEEVSFSAGNHAGKNVMIDAAYVDRALNEVAQDEDLSRYVL from the coding sequence ATGAGCACCATGACTCCCGCCGAGATCGTCTCGGAACTCGACAAGCACATCATCGGCCAGCATCGCGCGAAGAAAGCCGTCGCGGTTGCATTGCGCAACCGCTGGCGCCGCCAGCAGGTCGCCGACCCGCTGCGCCAGGAAATCACGCCGAAGAACATCCTGATGATCGGGCCGACGGGCGTCGGCAAGACGGAAATTGCGCGGCGCCTCGCCAAGCTCGCCGACGCGCCGTTCATCAAGATCGAAGCGACCAAGTTCACCGAAGTCGGTTACGTGGGCCGCGACGTCGACAGCATCGTGCGCGATCTGATTGAAATTTCCGTCAAGCAGACGCGCGAAACCGAAATGCGCAAGGTCCGCACAAAGGCGGAGGATCTCGCCGAAGATCGCATTCTCGATACGCTGCTGCCGGGCGCGCGCACGGTCGGCTTCGGCTCGGGTTCGGAATCGTCGGGCGGCGACGAATCGAACGCGACGCGTCAGACGTTCCGCAAGCGTATGCGCGAAGGTCTGCTCGACGACAAGGAAATCGAGCTCGACATCGAGATGCCGCAAACCACGATGGACATCATGGGGCCGCCGGGCATGGAAGACATGACCGAGCAGATCCGCTCGATGTTCGCGAACCTGGGCGGCGGCAAGAAAACGCGCCGCAAGGTCAAGGTGAAGGAAGCGCTCAAGCTCCTCACCGACGAAGAAGCCGCAAAGATGCTCAATGACGAAGAGGTCAAGACGAAGGCCGTGCAGAACGTCGAGCAGAACGGCATCGTGTTCCTCGATGAAATCGACAAGATCGCGTCGCGCAGCGAAGCCGGCGGCGGCGAGGTCTCGCGCCAGGGCGTGCAGCGCGATCTGCTGCCGCTCGTCGAAGGCACGACGATCAACACGAAGTACGGGATGGTGAAGACCGATCACATTCTGTTCATCGCGAGCGGCGCGTTCCATCTGGCGAAGCCGAGCGATCTGATTCCCGAACTGCAAGGGCGCTTTCCGATTCGCGTCGAACTGGATTCGCTGTCGGTGAAGGACTTCGAAGCGATTCTCGACGCCACCGACGCCAGCCTCGTCAAGCAATACCAGGCGCTGCTCGAAACGGAAGACGTCCACCTCGAATTCGCCGACGACGGCATCCGCCGTCTTGCGGAAATCGCTTACTCGGTGAACGAGAAGACGGAAAACATCGGCGCGCGCCGTCTTTATACGGTGATCGAAAAGCTGCTCGAGGAAGTCTCGTTCTCGGCGGGGAATCATGCCGGCAAGAACGTGATGATCGACGCGGCGTATGTCGATCGCGCGTTGAACGAGGTCGCCCAAGACGAGGACCTGTCGCGCTACGTGCTGTAA
- a CDS encoding homoserine O-acetyltransferase, translated as MESIGIVTPQTMHFSEPLRLQNGSSLSNYDLVVETYGTLNASRSNAVLVCHALNASHHVAGVYADDPKNVGWWDNMVGPGKPLDTNRFFVIGVNNLGSCFGSTGPMSIDPSTGRPYGASFPVVTVEDWVNAQALVADTFGIEKFAAVMGGSLGGMQALAWSMMYPDRLAHCIVVASTPKLSAQNIAFNEVARSSILSDPDFHGGNYYAHGVKPKRGLRVARMIGHITYLSDDDMAAKFGRALRRAEGAEDAYNFNFDVEFEVESYLRYQGDKFADYFDANTYLLITRALDYFDPAKAYDGDLTAALAHTKAKYLIASFTTDWRFAPARSRELVKALLDHKRQVTYGEIDAPHGHDAFLLDDARYHNLMRAYYERIAAEVNA; from the coding sequence ATGGAATCGATCGGGATCGTCACTCCACAAACAATGCATTTCTCCGAGCCGCTGCGCCTGCAGAACGGCAGCTCGCTCTCGAACTACGACCTCGTCGTCGAAACGTACGGCACGCTCAATGCCTCGCGCAGCAACGCCGTGCTCGTTTGCCACGCGCTCAACGCGTCGCATCACGTGGCGGGCGTCTACGCGGATGATCCGAAGAACGTCGGCTGGTGGGACAACATGGTCGGCCCCGGCAAGCCGCTCGACACTAACCGCTTCTTCGTGATCGGCGTGAACAATCTCGGTTCGTGCTTCGGCTCGACGGGCCCGATGAGCATCGATCCGTCGACGGGCCGTCCGTACGGCGCGAGCTTCCCCGTCGTGACGGTCGAAGACTGGGTGAACGCGCAGGCGCTCGTCGCCGACACGTTCGGCATCGAGAAATTCGCGGCGGTGATGGGCGGCAGTCTCGGCGGCATGCAGGCGCTCGCGTGGAGCATGATGTATCCGGACCGGCTCGCGCATTGCATCGTCGTTGCATCGACGCCGAAGCTCTCCGCGCAGAACATCGCATTCAACGAAGTGGCGCGCTCGTCGATCCTGTCGGACCCGGACTTTCACGGCGGCAACTACTACGCGCACGGCGTGAAGCCCAAGCGCGGCTTGCGCGTCGCGCGAATGATCGGCCACATCACCTATCTGTCCGATGACGACATGGCCGCGAAGTTCGGCCGCGCGCTGCGTCGCGCGGAAGGTGCCGAAGACGCCTACAACTTCAACTTCGACGTCGAGTTCGAAGTGGAATCGTATCTGCGCTACCAGGGCGACAAGTTCGCCGACTACTTCGATGCGAACACCTATCTGCTGATCACCCGCGCACTCGATTACTTCGATCCCGCCAAAGCTTACGACGGCGATCTCACGGCAGCGCTCGCGCATACGAAGGCGAAGTATCTGATCGCGAGCTTCACGACCGACTGGCGTTTCGCACCCGCGCGCTCGCGCGAACTGGTGAAGGCGCTGCTCGATCACAAGCGCCAGGTCACGTACGGCGAAATCGACGCGCCGCACGGCCACGACGCTTTCCTCCTCGACGACGCGCGCTATCACAACCTGATGCGCGCCTACTACGAACGCATTGCTGCAGAGGTCAACGCATGA
- a CDS encoding ATP-binding protein: protein MHRITVTGRVNLGHLFWLRSLAIIGQLVTIAFVQTFVGVKLPLPAMLLIIGLEVIFNALTWLRVASQKPESNLELFGQLWVDLGALSALLFLSGGTTNPFVSLYLPSLAIAAAVLPWQLMAWLAAFAVACYAVLGFESVPLNLDNPANLFDYYRAGMWVNFMVSVGLIAWFVARMSRGLRQRDAALGDAQQRLLRDERAVALGVQAATVAHEMGTPLSTIAMLTEELRDAARSDEGLKPYSADLDILDQQMTLCTSALARLRSRASTQGSRQLVDEWLDSFVDQWRLRHPHVKFERLGEPPANVSVDDTVAISQILTILLDNAARASRDHVTLAATLADNDSIDFEVCDAGPGVPASLRGLLGAAPVDSTQGGHGVGLYLAFSAAARLGGSIELTDVNETKPRGTRAVLRLPLAREQTGAGRQGAASSNTEKQA from the coding sequence ATGCACCGCATAACCGTTACCGGCCGGGTCAACCTCGGGCATCTCTTCTGGCTACGCAGTCTTGCCATCATCGGGCAACTCGTGACGATTGCGTTCGTCCAGACCTTTGTCGGCGTCAAGCTGCCGTTGCCGGCCATGCTGCTCATCATCGGGCTCGAAGTGATTTTCAACGCGCTGACGTGGCTGCGCGTCGCGAGCCAGAAGCCCGAGTCGAACCTCGAGCTGTTCGGGCAACTGTGGGTCGATCTCGGCGCGCTGTCCGCGCTGCTGTTTCTGTCGGGCGGCACGACCAATCCTTTCGTCTCGTTGTATCTGCCGTCACTGGCGATTGCGGCCGCCGTGCTGCCCTGGCAGCTGATGGCGTGGCTCGCCGCGTTCGCCGTGGCGTGCTACGCGGTGCTCGGCTTCGAATCGGTGCCGCTCAATCTCGACAATCCTGCGAATCTGTTCGACTACTACCGCGCCGGCATGTGGGTGAACTTCATGGTCAGCGTCGGCCTGATCGCGTGGTTCGTGGCGCGCATGTCGCGCGGGCTGCGTCAACGCGACGCGGCGCTCGGCGATGCGCAACAGCGTCTGCTGCGCGACGAGCGCGCGGTGGCGCTCGGCGTGCAGGCCGCGACAGTCGCGCATGAAATGGGCACGCCGCTGTCGACGATCGCGATGCTCACGGAAGAACTGCGCGATGCCGCCCGTAGCGACGAAGGTCTGAAGCCCTATTCCGCCGACCTCGACATCCTCGACCAGCAGATGACGCTATGCACGTCGGCGCTCGCGCGCCTGCGCAGCCGCGCATCGACGCAAGGCAGTCGCCAACTGGTCGACGAATGGCTCGATTCGTTCGTCGACCAGTGGCGCTTGCGCCATCCGCACGTTAAGTTCGAGCGCCTCGGCGAGCCGCCCGCGAACGTCAGTGTCGACGACACCGTCGCCATCAGCCAGATTCTCACCATCCTGCTCGACAACGCCGCGCGCGCGAGCCGCGATCACGTGACGCTCGCCGCGACGCTCGCCGACAACGATTCGATCGACTTCGAAGTCTGCGACGCCGGTCCGGGCGTGCCGGCGTCGCTGCGCGGCTTGCTGGGCGCGGCGCCCGTCGACAGCACGCAGGGCGGACATGGCGTCGGGCTGTATCTGGCGTTTTCGGCGGCGGCGCGGCTGGGCGGATCGATTGAGCTCACCGACGTCAACGAAACCAAGCCGCGCGGCACGCGCGCAGTATTGCGGTTGCCTTTGGCCCGCGAGCAAACGGGCGCGGGCCGGCAGGGCGCCGCGTCGTCCAATACGGAGAAGCAAGCATGA
- the slmA gene encoding nucleoid occlusion factor SlmA, translated as MQPIRKHDEDVTEDQTAAPRSTRLKPGERRVHILQTLAAMLEAPKNEKITTAALAARIGVSEAALYRHFASKAQMFEGLIEFIEQTLFGLINQIIAKEPNGVLQARAIALILLNFSAKNPGMTRVLTCEALVGEHERLIERVNQLLERVEASLKQCLRLGLMDASSHAEHSAIPLPADYDPVARASLLLSYIIGRWHRFVRSGFSRAPIEQADAQLRLILQ; from the coding sequence ATGCAGCCTATCCGCAAGCATGACGAGGACGTAACCGAAGACCAAACCGCCGCACCGCGCTCGACGCGCCTGAAACCGGGCGAGCGGCGCGTGCATATCCTCCAGACGCTGGCCGCGATGCTGGAGGCCCCGAAGAACGAAAAAATCACCACGGCGGCGCTGGCCGCGCGCATCGGCGTGTCGGAAGCGGCGCTGTACCGCCATTTCGCGAGCAAGGCGCAGATGTTCGAAGGGCTGATCGAGTTCATCGAGCAGACGCTCTTCGGGCTCATCAACCAGATCATCGCGAAAGAGCCGAACGGCGTGCTGCAGGCGCGCGCGATCGCGCTGATACTACTCAACTTTTCAGCGAAGAATCCTGGCATGACACGGGTGCTGACCTGCGAAGCGCTCGTCGGCGAACACGAGCGGCTCATCGAGCGCGTCAACCAGTTGCTCGAACGCGTCGAGGCGTCGCTAAAGCAATGTCTGCGGCTCGGCTTGATGGACGCGTCGAGCCACGCCGAACACAGTGCGATCCCGCTGCCCGCCGACTACGATCCCGTGGCGCGCGCGAGCCTTTTACTCAGCTACATCATCGGGCGCTGGCATCGATTCGTGCGCAGCGGTTTCTCGCGCGCGCCGATCGAACAGGCCGACGCGCAATTGCGCCTCATCCTCCAGTAA
- a CDS encoding AmpG family muropeptide MFS transporter, which produces MSNPPHEAPALTAHEEHPGWRAFLNARMLICVFLGFTSGLPLFTLVYLVQAWLRSEGVNLKEIGLFALIQFPYTWKFLWAPLMDRYVPSLPGWRPGRRRGWMLFTQILVAGAIASLGIVSPRDSIWTVAALTALVAFFGASSDIVIDAYRRELLHDTEQGLGNAVHVNAYKIAALVPGSLALILSDHLPWATVFIVTAAFMLPGMVMTLVVREPEVHGKPPKNLREAIVEPFHEFITRDGWRGALFVLGFIFLYKLGDTMATTLSTSFFLDIGFSRTQIGVIAKTTAFGASLAGGIIGGIALMRIGIGRGLWIFGILQMVSTLGFAWLAHVGPTSPGLTVVYDIAVALSAGTTKLLSLLGIGWTVQLDPMSVALALVYGFETFTTGLTLAAFTAYIASTTDPRYTATQFALFTSLASVPRTLASAASGFVVAKIGWFDYFIVCTALAIPGMLLLFRIAPWRKQS; this is translated from the coding sequence ATGTCGAACCCGCCACACGAGGCGCCTGCACTAACCGCTCACGAAGAACATCCCGGCTGGCGCGCGTTTCTCAACGCGCGCATGCTGATCTGCGTTTTCCTCGGCTTCACGTCGGGGTTGCCGCTGTTCACCCTCGTCTATCTCGTCCAGGCCTGGCTGCGCTCAGAAGGCGTGAACCTGAAGGAAATCGGCCTGTTCGCGCTGATCCAGTTTCCCTATACGTGGAAATTCCTCTGGGCGCCGCTGATGGACCGCTACGTGCCGAGTCTGCCCGGCTGGCGGCCGGGGCGCCGGCGCGGCTGGATGCTCTTCACGCAGATTCTGGTCGCCGGCGCGATCGCGTCGCTTGGCATCGTCTCGCCGCGCGATTCGATCTGGACGGTTGCCGCTCTGACCGCGCTCGTCGCGTTCTTCGGCGCGAGCTCGGATATCGTGATCGACGCGTATCGGCGCGAACTGTTGCATGACACCGAGCAAGGTCTCGGCAATGCGGTGCACGTGAACGCGTACAAGATCGCGGCGCTCGTGCCCGGCTCGCTCGCGCTGATTCTCTCGGACCATCTGCCATGGGCGACCGTGTTCATCGTGACGGCCGCGTTCATGCTGCCGGGCATGGTGATGACGCTCGTCGTGCGCGAGCCCGAAGTACACGGCAAGCCGCCGAAGAACCTGCGCGAAGCGATCGTCGAACCGTTTCATGAATTCATCACGCGCGACGGCTGGCGCGGTGCGCTGTTCGTGCTCGGCTTCATCTTCCTGTACAAGCTCGGCGATACGATGGCGACCACGCTGTCCACGTCGTTCTTTCTCGACATCGGCTTTTCGCGCACGCAGATCGGCGTGATCGCAAAGACGACGGCGTTCGGCGCGAGTCTCGCGGGCGGCATCATCGGCGGGATTGCGCTGATGCGTATCGGCATCGGTCGCGGCTTGTGGATCTTCGGCATCCTGCAGATGGTGTCGACGCTCGGCTTCGCATGGCTCGCGCATGTCGGGCCGACGTCGCCGGGACTCACCGTCGTGTACGACATCGCCGTCGCGCTCAGCGCGGGCACGACGAAACTGCTGTCGCTGCTCGGCATCGGCTGGACGGTGCAGCTCGATCCGATGTCGGTGGCGCTCGCGCTCGTGTACGGCTTCGAAACGTTCACCACCGGGCTCACGCTCGCCGCGTTCACCGCGTATATCGCGAGCACGACCGACCCTCGCTATACGGCGACACAGTTCGCGCTCTTCACGTCGCTGGCTTCGGTGCCGCGCACGCTGGCGTCGGCGGCAAGCGGTTTCGTGGTCGCGAAGATCGGCTGGTTCGACTACTTCATTGTCTGCACGGCGCTTGCTATACCGGGCATGCTACTGTTGTTCCGGATCGCCCCTTGGAGAAAGCAGTCGTGA
- the metW gene encoding methionine biosynthesis protein MetW produces the protein MNQRALDYLATRPDFRAIARWVEPRGTVLDLGCGDGSLLSLLMEELEVTGYGIEINDAGVLASTKNGINVIQQNLEDGLRLFEDGSFDFAILSQTLQTIHQTAAILRETVRVGKECIVSFPNFGFWTHRLSVLQGRMPVSKSLPYQWHNTPNVRVLTIKDFEALAPEVGIEILDRVVLHGGQQVRWGVNWRGSLAVYRVKKS, from the coding sequence ATGAACCAGCGCGCTCTCGATTATCTTGCGACGCGGCCAGACTTCCGCGCGATCGCCCGCTGGGTCGAGCCACGCGGAACGGTGCTCGATCTCGGCTGCGGCGACGGCTCGCTGCTGTCGCTGCTGATGGAAGAACTCGAAGTGACGGGCTACGGCATCGAGATCAACGACGCCGGCGTGCTCGCTTCGACGAAGAACGGCATCAACGTGATCCAGCAGAATCTGGAAGACGGCTTGCGCCTGTTCGAAGACGGCAGCTTCGATTTTGCGATCCTTTCTCAAACGCTGCAGACCATTCACCAGACGGCCGCGATCCTGCGCGAGACGGTGCGCGTCGGCAAGGAATGCATTGTTTCGTTTCCAAATTTCGGATTCTGGACGCACCGGCTGTCCGTTTTGCAGGGTCGCATGCCCGTGTCGAAGTCGCTGCCTTATCAGTGGCACAACACGCCGAACGTGCGCGTGCTGACCATCAAGGATTTCGAGGCGCTCGCGCCGGAAGTCGGTATCGAAATTCTCGATCGCGTCGTGCTGCATGGCGGCCAGCAGGTGCGATGGGGCGTGAACTGGCGTGGTAGTCTTGCGGTCTATCGCGTCAAGAAAAGCTAA
- the argB gene encoding acetylglutamate kinase, whose product MSETPDLSQIAPTLKAEILAEALPYIRQYHGKTVVIKYGGNAMTEERLKQGFARDVILLKLVGINPVIVHGGGPQIDQALKKIGKQGTFIQGMRVTDEETMEVVEWVLGGEVQQDIVTLINHFGGHAVGLTGKDGGLIHARKLLMPDRDNPGQYIDIGQVGEVEAINPAVVKALQDDAFIPVISPIGFGEDGLSYNINADLVAGKLAVVLNAEKLVMMTNIPGVMDKEGTLLTDLSAREIDALFADGTISGGMLPKISSALDAAKSGVRSVHIIDGRIEHSVLLEILTEQPFGTMIRSH is encoded by the coding sequence ATGTCCGAGACTCCCGACCTGTCCCAGATCGCCCCCACGCTGAAGGCTGAAATTCTCGCCGAGGCGCTGCCCTATATTCGCCAGTATCACGGCAAGACCGTCGTCATCAAGTACGGCGGCAACGCGATGACGGAAGAGCGCCTGAAACAGGGCTTCGCGCGCGACGTGATCCTGCTGAAGCTGGTCGGCATCAACCCGGTGATCGTGCACGGCGGCGGTCCGCAGATCGATCAGGCGTTGAAGAAGATCGGCAAACAGGGCACGTTCATCCAGGGCATGCGCGTCACCGACGAAGAGACGATGGAAGTCGTCGAATGGGTGCTGGGCGGCGAAGTGCAGCAGGACATCGTCACGCTGATCAACCACTTCGGCGGTCACGCAGTTGGCCTGACGGGCAAGGACGGCGGCCTGATCCACGCGCGCAAGCTGCTGATGCCGGACCGCGACAACCCCGGTCAGTACATCGACATCGGTCAGGTCGGCGAAGTCGAGGCGATCAACCCCGCCGTCGTGAAGGCGTTGCAAGACGACGCGTTCATCCCCGTCATTTCGCCCATCGGCTTCGGTGAAGACGGCCTGTCGTACAACATCAACGCGGACCTCGTCGCGGGCAAGCTGGCCGTCGTGCTGAACGCGGAAAAGCTCGTCATGATGACGAACATCCCCGGCGTGATGGACAAGGAAGGCACGCTGCTGACCGATCTGTCCGCGCGCGAGATCGACGCGCTGTTCGCCGACGGCACGATCTCGGGCGGCATGCTGCCGAAGATCTCGTCGGCGCTCGACGCCGCCAAGAGCGGCGTGCGTTCGGTGCACATCATCGACGGCCGCATTGAGCATTCGGTGTTGCTCGAAATTTTGACGGAACAGCCGTTCGGCACGATGATCCGCTCGCACTGA
- a CDS encoding pyrimidine 5'-nucleotidase, whose amino-acid sequence MRTFRPKRRRPQIHAGTPVWLFDLDNTLHHASHAIFPAINTAMTQYIIDALQVERDEANRLRTGYTQRYGAALLGLTRHHDVDAHDFLDYVHTFPDLRAMLRSERGLKRLVDALPGRKIVLTNAPEAYALDVLKELGIERLFERVIAIEHMRDRRFWRAKPDHAMLRRAMRDAHVRLSDAVLVEDTRSHLKNYRRLGIRTVWIVGHLPRPARADGSLARLPGTGRPHYVDHRIRSLKSLRLGTRPGRPIEPFTEHPAWR is encoded by the coding sequence ATGCGCACTTTCCGTCCGAAGCGCCGTCGGCCGCAGATTCACGCCGGCACGCCCGTCTGGCTGTTCGATCTCGACAACACGCTGCATCACGCGTCGCACGCGATCTTCCCGGCCATCAACACCGCGATGACGCAGTACATCATCGATGCGCTGCAAGTCGAGCGCGACGAAGCGAACCGTCTGCGCACCGGCTACACGCAGCGCTACGGCGCGGCGCTGCTCGGCCTCACGCGCCATCATGACGTCGATGCGCACGACTTCCTCGACTACGTCCACACGTTCCCCGATCTGCGCGCGATGCTGCGCAGCGAGCGCGGCCTGAAGCGTCTCGTCGACGCGCTGCCGGGCCGCAAAATCGTGCTGACCAACGCGCCCGAAGCGTATGCGCTCGACGTGTTGAAAGAGCTTGGCATCGAGCGGCTGTTCGAGCGCGTGATCGCCATCGAGCATATGCGCGACCGCCGCTTCTGGCGCGCCAAGCCCGATCACGCGATGCTGCGCCGTGCGATGCGCGACGCGCACGTGCGTCTCTCGGACGCGGTACTTGTCGAAGACACGCGCAGCCATTTGAAGAACTACCGGCGGCTCGGCATCCGCACGGTGTGGATCGTCGGCCACCTGCCGCGGCCGGCCCGCGCGGACGGCTCGCTTGCGCGACTGCCGGGCACGGGTCGCCCGCACTATGTCGACCATCGCATTCGTTCGCTAAAATCGTTGAGACTGGGCACTCGCCCAGGAAGGCCGATCGAACCATTCACGGAGCATCCGGCCTGGCGATAA
- a CDS encoding tetratricopeptide repeat protein, translating into MRKTTVDPHQVLLDSFQTFLRHAVAALHQGDRQAHDIWLQAASHLFPTTPDSLDEMTQQLVAGGRGVEAETIARAFAALAPHDPRALFRLGLTLQLMNRHGDAVAPYRDALAIDPDLHSLRNNLASALMWTNPASAEANELLTAALHQNPADANAWVNLGKSHLARFDLDRALEAERHAVNLQPDNPVVLGNHGQTLREAQQWEDAERFTLAAHRAAPDKPSHLSNLSMIHLLRGNYADGWREHEARWEGSKELAGKRPVLPGAAWRGESLAGKTLLLWGEQGMGDLLQFCRYVPMLAERVHREGGRLAWNSFPQMGALLGRSLAQHADEFTLGGGVEQLPKFDYEISLLTLPMLFDTREATIPSTVPYLQADPQAVDAWRQRLAGEKRLKVGLVWTGSHGHQRNPYRRVGLERYVDAFRELDNVAFYSLQPGAAAEVAAARTAGLDIADHTAEFKTFDDTAAYLGALDLVITVCTSVAHLSGAIGQRTWVLLDVNPHWVWLLDRTDSPWYPSATLYRQPQFAQWEPVFDKLTRDLAALADSRK; encoded by the coding sequence ATGCGTAAAACAACAGTTGATCCACATCAAGTTCTTTTGGATTCCTTCCAGACATTCCTGCGTCACGCTGTCGCAGCGCTCCACCAGGGCGACCGGCAAGCCCACGACATCTGGCTCCAGGCCGCTTCCCATCTGTTTCCAACCACTCCCGATTCGCTCGATGAAATGACGCAGCAGCTCGTCGCCGGAGGACGCGGCGTCGAGGCGGAGACGATTGCCCGCGCTTTCGCCGCGCTCGCGCCGCACGATCCCCGAGCGCTCTTTCGCCTGGGTCTCACACTCCAATTGATGAACCGGCACGGCGATGCCGTCGCGCCCTACCGTGACGCGCTCGCCATCGACCCCGACCTGCATAGCCTGCGCAACAATCTGGCAAGCGCGTTGATGTGGACGAATCCGGCTTCGGCGGAAGCGAATGAACTGCTGACGGCCGCGCTCCACCAGAATCCCGCCGATGCGAACGCGTGGGTCAATCTCGGCAAGTCGCACCTCGCCCGCTTCGACCTCGACCGTGCGCTCGAAGCCGAACGGCATGCAGTCAATCTTCAGCCCGACAACCCGGTCGTGCTCGGCAATCACGGGCAGACACTCCGCGAAGCGCAGCAATGGGAAGACGCCGAGCGCTTCACATTGGCCGCGCACCGCGCCGCGCCGGACAAGCCGTCGCACCTGTCCAACCTGAGCATGATCCACCTGCTGCGCGGCAATTACGCCGACGGCTGGCGCGAGCACGAAGCGCGCTGGGAGGGATCGAAGGAACTGGCGGGCAAACGCCCCGTGCTGCCGGGGGCCGCCTGGCGTGGCGAATCGCTGGCAGGCAAGACGCTGCTGCTTTGGGGCGAACAGGGGATGGGCGATCTGCTGCAATTCTGCCGCTATGTTCCGATGCTGGCCGAGCGCGTGCATCGCGAAGGCGGACGCCTTGCCTGGAACTCGTTTCCGCAAATGGGCGCGCTGCTCGGACGCTCGCTCGCGCAACACGCCGACGAGTTCACGCTGGGCGGCGGCGTCGAGCAGTTGCCGAAATTCGACTATGAGATTTCGCTGCTTACGCTGCCCATGCTGTTCGATACGCGCGAAGCAACGATCCCGTCGACTGTTCCGTATCTGCAAGCCGATCCGCAAGCCGTCGACGCATGGCGTCAACGCCTCGCCGGTGAAAAGCGGCTGAAGGTCGGACTTGTGTGGACGGGCAGCCACGGGCACCAACGCAATCCGTACCGCCGCGTCGGCCTGGAACGTTATGTCGACGCCTTCCGCGAGCTCGACAACGTCGCCTTTTATTCGCTGCAGCCCGGCGCCGCAGCCGAAGTGGCGGCAGCCCGCACGGCAGGACTGGATATCGCCGACCACACGGCCGAATTCAAAACCTTCGACGACACTGCCGCCTATCTCGGCGCGCTCGATCTGGTGATCACCGTGTGCACGTCCGTCGCGCATCTGAGCGGCGCAATCGGGCAGCGCACGTGGGTGCTGCTCGACGTCAATCCGCATTGGGTGTGGCTGCTCGATCGCACCGACAGCCCGTGGTATCCGAGCGCGACCTTGTACCGGCAGCCGCAGTTTGCGCAGTGGGAGCCGGTGTTCGACAAACTGACGCGCGATCTCGCGGCGCTGGCAGATTCGCGCAAATAG
- a CDS encoding cysteine-rich CWC family protein, giving the protein MNPSPSESIGSSATSSARCPRCRRVFDCGARGGREACWCVSMPALPTDVLDTSTGCLCPECLADAIARTRAMEGSATSTPD; this is encoded by the coding sequence ATGAATCCGTCCCCATCCGAATCGATTGGATCTTCCGCAACGTCGAGCGCTCGCTGCCCGCGCTGCCGCCGTGTGTTCGACTGCGGCGCGCGCGGAGGCCGTGAAGCATGCTGGTGCGTATCGATGCCCGCGTTGCCCACCGACGTGCTCGACACCAGCACCGGCTGTCTATGCCCCGAATGTCTGGCCGATGCAATCGCGCGGACGCGCGCAATGGAAGGAAGCGCCACATCCACGCCGGACTGA
- a CDS encoding response regulator transcription factor codes for MSDKNFLVIDDDEVFSGILARGLTRRGFTVSEAHNADEAIRLANQQKFGQITVDLHLGNDSGLNLVAPLRDLQPNARMLVLTGYASIATAVQAVKDGADNYLAKPANVETILSALQTEASALQAEEAIENPTPLSVARLEWEHIQRVLAENGGNISATARALNMHRRTLQRKLAKRPVKQ; via the coding sequence ATGAGCGATAAGAATTTTCTGGTCATCGACGACGACGAAGTGTTCTCCGGCATCCTCGCGCGCGGTCTGACGCGTCGCGGCTTCACGGTGTCCGAAGCGCACAACGCCGACGAAGCGATTCGCCTCGCGAATCAGCAGAAGTTCGGGCAGATCACCGTCGATCTGCATCTGGGCAACGACTCCGGGCTGAATCTCGTCGCGCCGCTGCGCGACCTCCAACCGAACGCGCGGATGCTGGTGCTGACGGGCTATGCGAGCATCGCGACGGCCGTTCAGGCGGTGAAGGACGGCGCGGATAACTATCTGGCGAAGCCCGCGAACGTGGAAACGATCCTCTCCGCGCTGCAAACGGAAGCGAGTGCGTTGCAGGCCGAAGAGGCGATCGAAAATCCGACGCCGCTATCGGTCGCGCGGCTGGAGTGGGAGCACATCCAGCGCGTGCTCGCGGAAAACGGCGGCAACATTTCGGCGACGGCGCGCGCGCTGAACATGCACCGGCGCACGTTGCAGCGCAAGCTCGCGAAGCGGCCGGTCAAGCAGTGA